Proteins co-encoded in one Terriglobales bacterium genomic window:
- a CDS encoding M1 family aminopeptidase — protein sequence MLRVVLLVTLACLYSGPGAFGQEVTQRPGQPAAPPPAAPQQPNTEPTYQALRHIGLSGETVTVTDFVLRRDAGTFTFRTGSFYFLGAVKGKVTGAVFLGEGSFSLVPPIEMERNSLALLTKEPSLRENFSQLVLRFTDETYEEIKKAGSASSESAAGGAVSALNDIHEALHGRLAYNLSARVLMDVLDAQPGGLFVAFIRGTKYNDKMVYFIDPFGVPEMGNEEGAPPVFGTAPEEVALSTWDDNNWGVWAAFHYSHEYTSGQASGKQKNAPIDIESQKLDTLLEKSGRLRGDATTTLVSRVNGLRVLPFDLFRKLRVESVTGPNGQPLSFIQEGKNQDPQFFVILNKPLAAGERYTVRTIYEGKDAVSNEGGGNYFPIARHNWYPNSMFGDYASYELTFRVPKAMQTAATGTLLREYAEGDQNITEWRSEVPEAVAGFNFGSFKRKEVKLEKEGYVVEAYANTVQPDWVRSILNIGSMPAQGTQRIEQYIPPTGTMNTTTLMDKAMAEGQLSVQLYNHYFGAAPYKHVAITQQTACSFGQAWPALVYLPLCSFLDSTTRHSIFGSLPPYLVTYFKVVTAHEVAHQWWGHTVGWGGYRDQWMSEGFAHMSASLYLQLIQKNDKEFIQFWNDLRKQLTDRNAEGYRSIDVAPVTLGIRAIKRRTGTNVYRDLVYPKGAYILHMIRMLMWTPQKGDQVFQAMMQDFVRNYANQPATTEDFKAMVEKHMPPEIDIAQNRRMDWFFNEYVYGTALPHYQFTHSLTRGADGNPVLSFTLIQSNVEPNFQMLVPVYLELSSGKVVRLGTMPMTGNSTRDAQVPLGGMKDKPKRAILNYYNDVLCTQENVK from the coding sequence TTGCTTCGGGTCGTATTGCTAGTTACCCTTGCGTGCCTGTATTCGGGTCCCGGCGCCTTTGGCCAGGAGGTCACCCAGCGCCCCGGCCAGCCGGCAGCGCCGCCTCCTGCGGCGCCACAGCAGCCCAATACCGAGCCAACGTACCAGGCGCTGCGCCACATCGGGTTGAGCGGCGAGACAGTAACGGTGACCGATTTCGTCCTCCGGCGTGATGCCGGAACCTTCACCTTCCGCACAGGGAGTTTCTATTTCCTCGGGGCCGTCAAGGGGAAAGTCACCGGTGCAGTCTTTCTAGGCGAGGGCAGTTTCTCCCTGGTGCCGCCCATCGAAATGGAGCGTAACAGCCTGGCTCTGCTGACAAAAGAACCCTCCCTGAGGGAGAATTTCAGCCAGTTGGTGCTGCGATTCACCGATGAGACCTACGAGGAGATCAAGAAAGCCGGGAGCGCATCCTCGGAGTCGGCAGCGGGCGGGGCCGTTTCCGCCCTTAATGACATCCATGAGGCCCTTCATGGCCGCCTTGCCTATAACCTCTCTGCCCGGGTCCTGATGGACGTTCTGGATGCACAGCCCGGTGGGCTGTTTGTGGCTTTCATTCGCGGCACAAAATACAACGACAAGATGGTCTACTTCATCGATCCCTTCGGTGTGCCGGAGATGGGCAATGAGGAGGGAGCTCCGCCGGTGTTCGGAACCGCGCCGGAGGAGGTTGCGTTAAGCACCTGGGACGATAACAACTGGGGCGTTTGGGCTGCCTTTCACTATTCTCACGAGTACACATCCGGCCAGGCAAGCGGGAAACAGAAGAACGCTCCAATTGACATTGAGTCCCAGAAGCTGGATACGTTGCTGGAGAAGAGCGGGCGACTGCGGGGTGACGCGACCACTACGCTCGTTTCTCGCGTGAACGGGCTCCGCGTTCTCCCCTTCGACCTCTTCCGCAAGCTGAGGGTAGAGAGCGTCACGGGGCCGAATGGACAGCCGCTCAGCTTCATCCAAGAAGGCAAGAACCAGGACCCGCAATTTTTTGTGATTCTGAACAAGCCACTCGCAGCCGGTGAGCGCTACACCGTCCGCACCATCTATGAGGGCAAGGACGCCGTGAGCAACGAGGGCGGTGGAAACTACTTCCCGATTGCCCGGCATAACTGGTACCCAAACAGCATGTTCGGCGACTACGCCAGCTATGAGCTGACCTTCCGCGTTCCCAAGGCGATGCAGACCGCAGCGACCGGCACCTTGCTACGGGAGTACGCAGAAGGCGATCAGAACATCACCGAATGGCGGAGCGAGGTTCCCGAGGCTGTAGCTGGCTTCAACTTCGGGTCCTTCAAGCGCAAGGAAGTGAAGCTCGAGAAGGAGGGCTACGTCGTCGAGGCCTATGCCAACACGGTCCAGCCCGACTGGGTGCGCTCCATCCTGAATATCGGCTCGATGCCTGCGCAGGGAACCCAACGCATTGAACAGTACATCCCGCCGACGGGCACGATGAACACTACAACTTTGATGGACAAAGCGATGGCGGAGGGGCAGCTCTCAGTCCAGCTTTACAACCACTACTTCGGGGCGGCTCCCTACAAGCATGTGGCCATCACCCAGCAGACCGCTTGCAGCTTCGGCCAGGCTTGGCCGGCGCTGGTCTACCTACCCTTGTGCTCTTTCCTGGACTCCACGACCCGGCATTCCATTTTCGGCAGCCTGCCTCCCTATCTGGTGACCTACTTCAAGGTAGTCACGGCGCACGAGGTGGCCCATCAGTGGTGGGGTCACACGGTGGGCTGGGGAGGATATCGGGACCAGTGGATGAGCGAGGGGTTCGCCCATATGTCCGCTTCGCTCTATCTGCAGCTCATACAGAAGAACGACAAGGAGTTCATCCAGTTTTGGAACGATTTGCGTAAGCAATTGACCGATCGCAATGCTGAAGGCTATCGCAGCATCGACGTGGCTCCCGTCACCCTAGGCATTCGGGCCATCAAGCGCCGCACGGGCACCAATGTATATCGCGACCTGGTTTATCCCAAGGGCGCCTACATTCTGCACATGATTCGCATGCTCATGTGGACGCCGCAAAAGGGCGACCAAGTCTTCCAGGCAATGATGCAGGACTTTGTGCGAAACTACGCCAACCAACCGGCCACCACCGAGGACTTCAAGGCCATGGTGGAGAAGCACATGCCGCCGGAAATCGACATCGCCCAGAACCGCCGCATGGACTGGTTCTTCAACGAGTACGTCTACGGCACCGCCTTGCCTCACTACCAGTTCACTCACAGTTTGACCCGAGGCGCAGACGGAAACCCGGTGCTGAGTTTCACGCTCATCCAGTCCAACGTGGAGCCGAACTTCCAGATGCTGGTCCCGGTGTACCTGGAACTCTCCAGCGGCAAGGTCGTGCGGCTCGGAACCATGCCTATGACCGGCAACTCGACCCGCGACGCCCAGGTTCCGTTGGGCGGCATGAAGGACAAACCCAAGCGCGCGATCCTGAACTACTACAACGATGTCCTTTGCACTCAGGAGAACGTGAAATAA
- a CDS encoding ubiquitin-like small modifier protein 1 translates to MKVHIPTPLRQYAEKQGVVDVPGRTVGEALENLTAQHADLRKQLFTEDGRLRAFVNVYLNDEDIRYLEKENTPVRDDDSLSIVPSIAGGAVEYGWTIDSLVL, encoded by the coding sequence ATGAAGGTCCATATCCCAACACCGTTGCGGCAGTACGCCGAGAAGCAGGGCGTCGTCGATGTACCGGGACGCACCGTGGGCGAGGCTCTCGAGAACCTGACCGCGCAGCACGCCGACCTGCGCAAGCAGCTCTTCACCGAGGATGGACGCCTGCGTGCCTTCGTGAACGTCTACCTGAACGACGAGGACATTCGCTACCTGGAGAAGGAGAATACGCCGGTGCGCGACGACGACTCACTCTCCATCGTGCCCTCGATCGCTGGTGGAGCGGTAGAATACGGATGGACGATTGATTCATTAGTTCTGTGA
- a CDS encoding cysteine synthase family protein encodes MKKAVQSEHFNAPWEAEAVLELGRAVLERVGNTPLIRLERVTADLPGITILGKAEWLNPGGSVKDRAALNIVNEALRGGELGPGKTLLDSTSGNTGIAYAMIGAARGFPVTLCMPENVSVERKRILRAYGAEIVFTDPGEGSDGAIRKAKEMYEAAPGRYFYADQYSNDANWRAHYRSTANEIWQQTSGRVTHFVAMLGTSGTFVGTSRRLKELNPKIECISLQPDSAFHGIEGAKHMATAIVPRIYDPSLADLDLGISTEHAHAMVKRLAREEGLLVGISAGAAVVGCLRVARERVAGKQQAVIVTVFPDAGDKYLSERFWEEE; translated from the coding sequence ATGAAGAAAGCGGTCCAATCCGAGCATTTCAACGCTCCTTGGGAGGCGGAGGCGGTACTGGAGCTGGGCCGTGCGGTGCTGGAGCGGGTCGGCAACACTCCTCTGATCCGGCTGGAGCGCGTGACCGCCGATCTGCCCGGCATCACCATCCTGGGCAAGGCGGAGTGGCTGAACCCCGGGGGCTCGGTCAAAGACCGGGCGGCGCTGAACATCGTGAACGAGGCGCTGCGCGGCGGGGAGCTGGGGCCGGGCAAGACGCTGCTCGATTCCACCAGCGGCAACACCGGCATCGCCTACGCCATGATCGGCGCGGCGCGCGGATTCCCGGTAACTCTGTGCATGCCGGAAAACGTCTCGGTGGAGCGCAAACGCATCCTGCGCGCCTACGGAGCCGAGATCGTGTTCACCGACCCCGGCGAGGGCTCCGATGGCGCTATCCGCAAAGCGAAGGAGATGTACGAAGCGGCGCCGGGTCGTTACTTCTACGCCGACCAGTACTCGAATGACGCCAACTGGCGCGCCCACTACCGCTCGACCGCCAATGAGATCTGGCAGCAGACGAGCGGCCGCGTGACGCATTTCGTCGCCATGCTGGGGACCAGCGGGACGTTTGTCGGCACCAGCCGCCGGCTGAAAGAGCTGAACCCGAAGATCGAGTGCATCTCGCTGCAGCCGGATTCGGCCTTTCACGGCATTGAGGGCGCCAAGCACATGGCTACGGCCATCGTGCCCAGGATCTACGACCCAAGCCTCGCTGATCTTGACCTCGGCATCTCCACCGAGCATGCACACGCGATGGTCAAGCGGCTCGCGCGGGAGGAGGGCCTGCTGGTCGGCATTTCGGCGGGAGCCGCCGTGGTCGGCTGCCTGCGAGTGGCGCGCGAACGGGTTGCGGGCAAACAGCAGGCCGTGATCGTCACCGTTTTCCCGGATGCGGGAGACAAGTACCTGAGCGAAAGATTCTGGGAGGAAGAGTGA
- the corA gene encoding magnesium/cobalt transporter CorA, translated as MCLPRPAATMGQALQPIEGLNWFDVDDPNSPALDELAARFGLHELQIEDCRHRGQRAKTEAYESYIFTVLKNLRPRRKANFDDFDVFLAKDFLITVHDGECALIDRVRRRAQDRKQGGRLDVLFYLLTDAIVDEYFPLLDEVSDATEAIESEVLRRPEPPVLRRIFTLKRKLVEFRRVVGGMREVANAIVRREHGLVGDDLDAYFRDVYDHLVRTLDAIESQRDLLTGSLDIYLSAIANRTNEAMKVMTLYGTIALPLVIITGFFGMNLRLPWADHPYGAWFATGVMALSTVVVLIYLRKKRWI; from the coding sequence GTGTGTCTGCCGCGCCCTGCCGCCACCATGGGCCAGGCATTGCAGCCGATCGAGGGTTTGAACTGGTTCGACGTCGACGATCCCAACTCGCCGGCGCTCGACGAGCTGGCCGCGCGCTTCGGCCTGCACGAGCTGCAGATCGAGGACTGCCGCCACCGCGGCCAGCGCGCCAAGACCGAAGCGTATGAGAGCTACATTTTCACCGTGCTCAAGAATCTGCGTCCGCGCCGCAAGGCTAACTTTGACGACTTCGATGTTTTCCTGGCCAAGGACTTCCTCATCACCGTGCACGACGGCGAATGCGCGTTGATTGACCGCGTTCGCCGCCGGGCGCAGGATCGCAAGCAGGGCGGCCGCCTCGACGTGCTCTTCTATCTGCTCACCGACGCCATCGTGGATGAGTACTTTCCCCTGCTCGACGAGGTCTCCGATGCCACCGAGGCCATCGAATCCGAGGTGTTGCGCCGCCCCGAGCCTCCTGTGCTTCGCCGCATCTTCACGCTGAAACGCAAGCTGGTGGAATTCCGGCGCGTGGTCGGAGGCATGCGCGAAGTCGCCAATGCCATCGTTCGGCGCGAGCACGGCCTGGTGGGCGACGACCTCGACGCCTACTTCCGCGACGTCTACGACCACCTGGTCCGGACTCTCGACGCCATCGAGAGCCAGCGCGACCTGCTCACCGGCTCGCTCGACATCTATCTGTCCGCCATCGCCAACCGCACCAACGAAGCCATGAAGGTGATGACCCTCTACGGCACCATTGCCCTGCCGCTGGTCATCATCACCGGCTTCTTCGGCATGAACCTGCGCCTGCCCTGGGCCGACCATCCTTACGGGGCTTGGTTTGCCACCGGTGTCATGGCGCTTTCCACCGTGGTGGTGCTGATCTACCTGCGCAAGAAACGCTGGATCTGA
- a CDS encoding M67 family metallopeptidase, producing MLRITQPALDALRLHGEETYPHECCGVLIGRIDSDVRRVESAVGCGNTRTDSPQNRYNIAPRELVAAQRQARAAGMDIVGFYHSHPDHPPHWSETDLAEAHWYGCSYVITSVEKGRAAATRSFLLAGKDEEDKRFEPEAVEVVAGESKVPVAASETGERQ from the coding sequence ATGCTCCGGATCACCCAACCCGCTCTCGATGCCCTGCGTCTCCACGGCGAGGAGACCTATCCGCACGAGTGCTGCGGAGTGCTCATAGGGAGAATCGACAGTGACGTGCGGCGGGTCGAGAGCGCGGTCGGCTGCGGCAACACGCGTACCGACTCGCCCCAGAACCGCTACAACATCGCTCCGCGTGAGCTTGTGGCCGCACAGCGGCAGGCGCGGGCTGCGGGGATGGACATCGTGGGCTTCTATCATTCGCATCCCGATCATCCTCCGCACTGGTCCGAGACCGACCTGGCCGAAGCCCACTGGTATGGCTGCTCCTACGTCATCACCAGCGTCGAGAAAGGGCGCGCCGCCGCTACCAGGAGTTTCCTGCTGGCGGGCAAGGACGAGGAAGACAAGCGGTTCGAGCCGGAGGCCGTGGAGGTGGTCGCGGGTGAATCGAAAGTGCCAGTAGCGGCATCTGAGACCGGGGAGAGGCAATGA
- the moeB gene encoding molybdopterin-synthase adenylyltransferase MoeB has product MSTVTLKPAAEALSNEEILRYSRHLIMPEVGMEGQQKLKAAKVLCIGAGGLGSPLTMYLAAAGVGTLGIVDFDVVDFTNLQRQIIHGTEDVGRKKLESAEETLKSINPFVEIRKFETRLTSQNALEIFRDFDVIADGTDNFPTRYLVNDACVLTGKPNVYGSIFRFEGQASVFATKDGPCYRCLYPEPPPPGLVPSCAEGGVLGILPGLIGVIQATETIKLILGKGDPLIGRLLLVDAMGMNFRQVKLRKNPECPVCGPNPTVKELIDYQEFCGIRGEEEAPVTANVPQISVEELKRRLDAGDDIFILDVREPHEYQICNLRGHLLPLGDLPKRVHELDSSREIVAHCRSGVRSAKAVDFLRTAGFRKVKNLAGGILAWADKIDPSMPKY; this is encoded by the coding sequence ATGTCCACAGTGACTCTCAAACCCGCCGCCGAAGCGCTTTCCAACGAGGAGATCCTGCGCTACTCGCGCCACCTCATCATGCCCGAGGTGGGCATGGAGGGGCAGCAGAAGCTGAAGGCGGCGAAAGTGCTGTGCATCGGGGCGGGCGGACTGGGCTCGCCGCTTACCATGTATCTGGCGGCGGCAGGCGTGGGCACGCTGGGCATCGTGGATTTCGACGTGGTGGACTTCACCAACCTGCAGCGCCAGATCATCCACGGTACCGAGGACGTGGGCCGCAAGAAGCTGGAGTCCGCGGAAGAGACGCTGAAGAGCATCAATCCGTTCGTCGAGATCCGCAAGTTCGAGACCAGGCTCACTAGCCAGAATGCGCTGGAGATTTTCCGCGACTTCGACGTCATCGCCGACGGTACCGACAATTTCCCCACCCGCTACCTGGTGAACGACGCCTGCGTGCTCACCGGCAAGCCCAACGTTTACGGGTCGATTTTCCGCTTCGAGGGCCAGGCCAGCGTGTTCGCCACCAAGGACGGCCCGTGCTATCGCTGCCTGTATCCGGAACCGCCGCCGCCCGGCCTGGTGCCCTCCTGCGCCGAGGGTGGCGTGCTGGGCATCCTGCCGGGGCTGATTGGCGTCATCCAGGCCACGGAAACCATCAAGCTCATCCTGGGCAAGGGCGACCCACTCATCGGTCGCCTCTTGCTGGTGGATGCCATGGGCATGAACTTCCGCCAGGTGAAGCTGCGCAAGAACCCGGAGTGCCCGGTGTGCGGCCCGAATCCGACGGTGAAGGAATTGATCGACTACCAGGAGTTCTGCGGCATCCGCGGCGAGGAGGAAGCGCCGGTCACCGCCAACGTACCGCAGATTTCCGTGGAAGAACTGAAGCGCCGGCTGGACGCGGGCGATGACATCTTCATCCTCGACGTGCGCGAGCCGCATGAATACCAGATCTGCAACCTAAGGGGGCATCTCTTGCCGCTGGGCGACCTGCCCAAGCGGGTGCACGAGTTGGACTCCAGCCGCGAGATCGTGGCCCACTGCCGCTCCGGCGTGCGCTCCGCCAAAGCCGTGGACTTTCTGCGCACCGCCGGCTTCCGCAAAGTAAAGAACCTGGCCGGCGGAATCCTGGCCTGGGCAGACAAGATCGACCCCAGCATGCCCAAGTACTAG